The proteins below come from a single Acinonyx jubatus isolate Ajub_Pintada_27869175 chromosome A1, VMU_Ajub_asm_v1.0, whole genome shotgun sequence genomic window:
- the LOC106966674 gene encoding putative olfactory receptor 2W6: MERNESSRNFILLGFSDRPKLEMVLFFTNMVFYFLAVMGNSTIIFLSVVDPRLHRPMYFFLCNLSLLDLCYTSSSIPQMLVNLWGPQKTITYMGCVIQLFAFLSVGGIECILLSVMAYDRFVAVCKPLHYMTIMHPQLCLRLAACAWLTGIANSILMSPLTMSLKRCGHHHINHFVCEMPAIIHISCVDTRRVEGLVFFLAIPIVLVPLAMILVSYGYIIATVLRIRSAAGRHKAFNTCSSHMIVVSLFYSTIIYMYMQPGNVASQDQGKFLTLFYCLVTPTLNPFIYTLRNKDVKGAMWKVLGKDQSLLDAIGH; the protein is encoded by the coding sequence atggaaagaaatgaaagctctAGAAACTTCattctgcttggattctctgACCGGCCAAAGCTGGAGATGGTCTTGTTTTTCACTAACATGGTGTTTTACTTTCTGGCTGTCATGGGCAACTCGACTATCATCTTCCTGTCCGTGGTGGACCCTCGGCTGCACAGGCCAATGTACTTCTTCCTCTGCAACCTGTCCCTCCTGGATCTCTGCTACACCTCTAGCAGCATTCCTCAGATGCTGGTCAACCTCTGGGGCCCACAAAAGACCATTACCTATATGGGCTGTGTCATACAACTCTTTGCATTCTTGTCTGTGGGTGGCATTGAATGCATTCTTCTTTCTgtcatggcctatgaccgctttGTGGCTGTTTGCAAGCCTCTTCACTACATGACCATCATGCACCCACAGCTGTGCCTGCGACTGGCAGCCTGTGCTTGGCTCACGGGGATTGCCAATTCCATCCTCATGTCCCCACTGACAATGTCCTTGAAGCGGTGTGGTCACCATCACATCAACCACTTTGTGTGTGAGATGCCAGCCATCATCCACATTTCCTGCGTGGACACTAGGCGTGTTGAAGGCCTGGTTTTCTTCCTGGCCATCCCCATTGTCCTGGTGCCCCTCGCCATGATACTGGTTTCCTATGGCTACATTATAGCCACAGTTCTGCGGATCCGGTCTGCAGCTGGGAGGCACAAGGCCTTCAACACCTGCTCTTCCCACATGATTGTAGTGTCTCTCTTCTATAGCACTATAATCTACATGTACATGCAGCCTGGGAATGTGGCAAGCCAGGACCAGGGCAAGTTCCTAACCCTCTTCTACTGTCTGGTGACCCCCACTCTGAATCCTTTCATCTACACACTGAGAAACAAAGATGTGAAGGGAGCCATGTGGAAGGTTCTTGGGAAAGACCAGAGCCTGTTGGATGCAATAGGGCACTGA